The Deinococcus aquaticus genomic interval CCAGCTTCGCCCGCCGTCCGGCGTGCCCCAGTGGTGCGCCAGGTGCGGGCGTAGCGTCCCGGTGTCCGTGTCGAACACCAGCAGCGGGTCCAGCACCTGCGTCAACAGGTGCGCCTCGGCCGCCGAGTTCACGGTCAGCGGGTCCATGGCCGTCAGGGGCCGCGTGATGACGGTCCGCAGGCGATCCGTGCCCGCCGGGCTGACCCCCAGCCCGAAGGTGCCGCGCACCGCGTCCGTCAGCACCCACCCGCGTGGGAAGCCCAGCCGCGAGAGCCGCGCCAGTTCGGCCGCCGCGCCTGCCGCCGCCAGACAGGCTGTCAGGTCGGCCAGTTCCGCGTCCAGCGCGCCGGGAAACGCCACGCGCGACGTGTTTCCCCGCCCGCGTCCCGGCGTGTACACCAGCCGCCCCGACACGTGCAGGCGCGCCAGTTGCCGCTTGGCGGTGCGGTCACTGCACGCCCACCACGCCTGCGCGTCCGCCAGGGTCAGCGCGTGCCTTTCCTGCGCGCCGTCCCGTGCGTGCAGCGCCGCCCGCAGCGTCAGGTACGGCCAGTCCGGCGCGGTCGCCAGGGTCGGGGGCGCAGGAAAAGGGGACACAGTCCGGCCATTGTGCGTCTTTTTTCCCCTTTCCCGCTACGCGACCCTGGGGGCATGTGGCGCACCCTGCATCCCAACGTCAAGACCCGCATCACCACGTCGTTCCTGAGCCGGATGGTGGGCAGCATGGTCTTCCCGTTCATGGCCATCTATTTCACCGCGCACCTGGGCGCGGCGCTGGCCGGCACGCTGCTGCTCGCCGCCGGCGTCGTGCAGTTCCTGGCGGGCCTGTACGGCGGCGCGCTGGCCGACGCCTGGGGCCGCCGCCGCACCCTGCTGACCGGTGAGGGCCTGAAACTCCTGGCCTTCATCCTGATGCTCCTGGGCAACCTGGACGGCCCGAACCCCTGGGTGACCTTCGCCGCGCTGCTGCTCGTGAACGTCTCGGGCGGCCTGATCAACCCCGCCGCCGAGGCCATGCTGGTCGACGTGAGTACCCCCGAGACCCGCACGTTCATGTACGCCGTGAACTACTGGGCGGTGAACCTCAGCATCCTGATCGGCACGCTGGTCGGCGGCTGGCTGTACCGCGACCACTTCACACTGCTGCTGGGCCTGCTGGTCGGCATGAGCGTCCTCACGGCGGCGCTGTGCTTCGCGCTGATGACCGAAACCCGCGCCGCCAGCCCCACCGCCCGCACCGACCTCGGCCTCAAACCCCTCCTGCGCAGCTACGCGCAGGTCGTCACCGACCGCCCCTTCCTGCTGTTCGTGCTGGGCGGCATCTGCATCCTCAGCATCGAGTTCACCCGTACCAACTTCATCGCCGTGCACCTCGCACAGGCGTTCCCGCCCGCCAACTGGCTGGGCGTCACCCTGGACGGCGTACGCGCCGCGAGCGTCCTGACCGCCGTGAACACCGTCCTGATCGTGGCCTTCACCGCGCCGGTCGCCCGCTGGCTCACGGGCCGCGACCCCCGCCGCCCCATGCACGCCGGCTTCGCTCTGTTCGCGCTGGGCTTCGCGGCGCTGGCCTTCAGCACGCACCTGCCCACCCTGATCGCCGCGTCCGTGATCCTCAGCGTCGGGGAACTGCTGTACGTGCCCACCCGGCAGGCGCTGCTGGCCGACCTGATCCCCGAGGACCGCCGGGGCGCGTACCTCGCCACGCACGGGCAGGTGTTCACGGTCAGCAAGTGGGTGGCGGCGCTGGGCCTGCCGCTGGGGGTTGCCGTCGGCGGGGCGGGCATGGGGGTGGCGCTGCTCGCGCTGGGGGCCCTGGGCAGCCTGCTGACCGCGCTGGCCCTACGCCCGACCGCCGGGGAGAGAGTGGCCCGCGCCTGAACCCGTCCGGGGAGAGGGAGGCAGATGGTTCGTCTGACGGACCGACGGTTGGATTGGGGGCGCCTGGCGGCGGGCTTCCCCACCCCCCAGCCCCCTACCCCAGGGGGGCAGGGGGAGCAACGTTGCACTGGGCAGGTA includes:
- a CDS encoding MDR family MFS transporter, whose translation is MWRTLHPNVKTRITTSFLSRMVGSMVFPFMAIYFTAHLGAALAGTLLLAAGVVQFLAGLYGGALADAWGRRRTLLTGEGLKLLAFILMLLGNLDGPNPWVTFAALLLVNVSGGLINPAAEAMLVDVSTPETRTFMYAVNYWAVNLSILIGTLVGGWLYRDHFTLLLGLLVGMSVLTAALCFALMTETRAASPTARTDLGLKPLLRSYAQVVTDRPFLLFVLGGICILSIEFTRTNFIAVHLAQAFPPANWLGVTLDGVRAASVLTAVNTVLIVAFTAPVARWLTGRDPRRPMHAGFALFALGFAALAFSTHLPTLIAASVILSVGELLYVPTRQALLADLIPEDRRGAYLATHGQVFTVSKWVAALGLPLGVAVGGAGMGVALLALGALGSLLTALALRPTAGERVARA